Proteins from a genomic interval of Garra rufa chromosome 4, GarRuf1.0, whole genome shotgun sequence:
- the naga gene encoding alpha-N-acetylgalactosaminidase has translation MQHAVVFLVLAFSTASWALDNGLMRTPPMGWLAWERFRCDIDCQNDPYNCISEKLFTDMADRLSEDGWRELGYVYINIDDCWASMQRDGQGRLQADPKRFPQGIAHLAQYVHDRGLKLGIYGDMGTHTCGGYPGTTLDTVQTDAQTFADWGIDMLKLDGCYSNSSYQEQGYPMMSKALNATGRPIGYSCSWPAYQGGLPPKVNYTLLGQICNLWRNYDDIQDSWDSVLSIVDWFFDNQDVLQPAAGPGQWNDPDMLIIGDFGLSMDQSRSQMALWAIMAAPLFMSNDLRTISSGARAILQNKIAIAINQDPLGIQGKRLIKEKSRIEVFWRPLNKGSSALVFFSRRSDMPYRYVTNLKTLNYKAGSYQVYDVFSEKLLPDLKDSTEFSVSINPSGAVMWYVTPIAEWQKEAGPGRFSERLIGPKFHKHANEVDAPLML, from the exons ATGCagcacgcagtagtgtttttagtTCTGGCGTTCTCCACGGCCAGCTGGGCTCTGGATAACGGTCTGATGAGGACCCCGCCGATGGGCTGGTTAGCCTGGGAGCGTTTCCGCTGCGACATCGACTGTCAGAACGACCCTTACAACTGCATCAg TGAGAAGCTGTTCACagatatggctgacagactgtcGGAGGACGGCTGGAGAGAGCTGGGATACGTCTACATCAACATCGACGACTGCTGGGCTTCAATGCAGAGAGACGGTCAGGGCCGACTGCAGGCCGACCCCAAGAG GTTCCCGCAGGGCATCGCTCATCTGGCGCAGTACGTCCACGACCGCGGCCTGAAGCTGGGCATCTACGGAGACATGGGCACTCACACCTGCGGAGGATATCCGGGAACCACGCTGGACACGGTGCAGACGGACGCGCAGACCTTTGCGGACTGGGGCATCGACATGCTGAAGCTGGACGGCTGCTACTCAAACTCGTCCTATCAGGAACAAG GCTACCCAATGATGTCAAAGGCCCTCAACGCTACGGGCCGTCCCATTGGCTACTCCTGCAGTTGGCCCGCCTACCAGGGTGGTCTCCCGCCAAAA GTGAACTACACGCTGCTGGGTCAGATCTGTAATTTGTGGAGGAACTATGATGACATCCAGGACTCGTGGGACAGTGTGCTGAGCATCGTCGACTGGTTCTTTGATAATCAGGACGTCCTGCAGCCCGCCGCCGGACCGGGACAGTGGAACGACCCCGACATG CTGATCATTGGAGACTTCGGTCTCAGCATGGACCAATCACGTTCTCAGATGGCTCTGTGGGCGATCATGGCCGCGCCTCTCTTCATGTCTAACGATCTGCGTACGATCAGCAGCGGCGCTCGCGCAATCCTGCAGAACAAAATCGCCATCGCCATCAATCAGGACCCCTTGGGCATCCAGGGCAAACGCCTGATCAAG GAGAAGAGCAGGATCGAGGTGTTCTGGCGTCCTCTAAATAAAGGATCCAGCGCTCTGGTGTTCTTCAGCAGGAGGTCAGATATGCCGTATCGCTACGTGACAAATCTAAAGACGCTCAACTATAAAGCTGGAAGCTATCAG gtgTATGACGTGTTTTCAGAGAAGCTGTTGCCTGATCTGAAGGACAGCACAGAGTTCTCCGTGTCCATCAACCCGTCCGGTGCGGTCATGTGGTACGTCACTCCAATAGCCGAGTGGCAGAAGGAGGCGGGGCCTGGGCGTTTCAGCGAGAGGCTGATTGGGCCAAAGTTCCATAAACATGCTAATGAGGTCGACGCCCCTCTGATGCTTTGA